The following are from one region of the Streptomyces changanensis genome:
- a CDS encoding PfaD family polyunsaturated fatty acid/polyketide biosynthesis protein, with translation MTTPTTVRQDGDHTDVHYEADGVYAVLADLDRPCYVVGSGGRVGVTPHPPGPGNGTTLLAVAAPQPPERLGSSDFRRRHGLRYAYMAGAMAGGIASEELVLRLARAGYLASFGAAGLPEDRVDQALARLARSLGGTGTPYACNLIHHPVSPEQERACVDACLRHRVPCVEASAFVRLTPDLVRYRLTGLRRDSAGGVRAEHRVVAKVSRQEVAELFMRPAPEDLVADLVARGEVTQLQAELARHLPMADDITVEADSGGHTDRRPLVVALPAILRLRDRVAREHPSAERIGIGAAGGIATPEAITAAFTLGACYVVTGSVNQSATEAGTSPGVKRLLAQAGLTDYTMAPAADLFEQGGTVQVLSRGTRFAGTAARLYRLYREHAGLDELPARERRDVEERILRRPLATAWQDTADYLLAHQPDWHRRAEQDPKYRMAMVFRWYLAMASRWAISGAEERRGDWQIWCGPAMGAFNGWTAGTALALPDNRQVVSIADHLMRAAAFHTRVTQLRVTGLRLPAACAAYRCPPCDPRARRRRPRPPRPRS, from the coding sequence ATGACCACGCCAACGACCGTCCGGCAGGACGGCGACCACACCGATGTCCACTACGAGGCCGACGGTGTGTACGCCGTCCTCGCCGATCTCGACCGCCCGTGCTACGTCGTCGGCAGTGGAGGCCGGGTCGGTGTGACGCCTCACCCACCCGGGCCGGGGAACGGGACCACGCTCCTCGCGGTTGCGGCCCCGCAGCCGCCCGAGCGGCTCGGCTCATCGGATTTCCGACGTCGGCACGGCCTGCGATACGCGTACATGGCCGGGGCGATGGCCGGGGGCATCGCCTCCGAGGAGCTGGTACTGCGCCTGGCCAGGGCCGGCTACCTCGCCTCGTTCGGCGCCGCCGGTCTGCCGGAGGACCGCGTGGACCAGGCACTGGCACGGTTGGCGCGCTCGCTCGGCGGCACCGGGACGCCGTACGCCTGCAACCTGATCCACCATCCGGTCTCTCCGGAACAGGAACGCGCCTGCGTCGACGCGTGCCTGCGGCACCGAGTGCCCTGCGTGGAGGCTTCCGCGTTCGTCCGACTGACCCCGGACCTGGTCCGCTACCGGCTGACCGGGCTGCGGCGGGACTCCGCCGGCGGGGTACGCGCCGAACACCGCGTCGTGGCGAAGGTCTCCCGCCAGGAAGTCGCGGAGCTCTTCATGCGGCCGGCTCCGGAGGATCTCGTGGCGGACCTGGTGGCCCGGGGCGAGGTGACTCAGCTCCAGGCCGAGCTCGCCCGCCACCTTCCCATGGCCGACGACATCACCGTCGAGGCGGACTCCGGCGGCCATACCGACCGCCGCCCACTGGTCGTCGCCCTCCCCGCCATCCTGCGGCTCCGTGACCGTGTGGCCCGTGAACACCCCTCCGCCGAACGGATCGGGATCGGCGCGGCGGGAGGGATCGCGACTCCCGAAGCGATCACCGCCGCCTTCACGCTGGGAGCCTGTTACGTCGTCACGGGGTCGGTCAACCAGAGCGCGACGGAGGCGGGCACGTCGCCTGGCGTCAAACGGCTGCTGGCCCAGGCAGGGCTCACCGACTACACCATGGCTCCGGCCGCCGATCTGTTCGAGCAGGGCGGCACGGTGCAGGTCCTCAGCCGGGGAACCCGGTTCGCCGGCACCGCCGCACGGCTGTACCGCCTCTACCGGGAGCACGCCGGTCTCGACGAGCTCCCGGCCCGAGAGCGCCGCGACGTCGAGGAACGGATCCTGAGACGCCCCCTGGCCACGGCTTGGCAGGACACGGCCGACTACCTGCTGGCCCACCAGCCGGACTGGCACCGCCGGGCCGAGCAGGACCCCAAGTACCGCATGGCCATGGTTTTCCGCTGGTACCTCGCCATGGCCAGCCGCTGGGCGATCTCCGGTGCCGAGGAGCGCCGGGGTGACTGGCAGATCTGGTGCGGGCCGGCGATGGGGGCCTTCAACGGCTGGACGGCGGGCACCGCCCTCGCGCTGCCCGACAATCGCCAGGTCGTCTCCATCGCGGACCATCTGATGCGTGCCGCGGCCTTCCACACGCGGGTGACCCAGTTGCGGGTGACGGGACTGCGCCTTCCGGCTGCCTGCGCCGCGTACCGCTGCCCCCCGTGTGATCCACGCGCGCGGCGGCGACGACCT